A single Actinomadura algeriensis DNA region contains:
- a CDS encoding IS5 family transposase (programmed frameshift), which produces MRRHELTDAAWRRIEPLLPSQPARGGRWADHRTVLNGILWKLATGVPWRDLPERYGNWKTVYERYRRWAADGTFDAILTQVQVHDDSVGRIDWTVSVDSTIVRAHQHAAGARKRGNPGGTNRTPGRAGGQALGRSRGGLTTKVHLAVDGRGLPLTVLVTAGNVNDCTVFPDVLAGIRVPRAGRGRPRCRPERVIADKVCSSAAIRRFLRERGIAATIPERVDQKAGRARRGSRGGRPPVFDPALYRRRNVVERCIGRLKQWRGIATRFDKLARNYRAGIVLVTTLLWINT; this is translated from the exons GTGCGACGGCATGAGTTGACCGATGCGGCGTGGCGGCGGATCGAGCCGCTTTTGCCCTCTCAGCCCGCCCGGGGCGGGCGGTGGGCCGATCACCGCACGGTGCTGAACGGCATCTTGTGGAAGCTGGCGACCGGTGTCCCGTGGCGGGACCTGCCCGAGCGGTACGGCAACTGGAAGACCGTGTACGAGCGGTACCGGCGGTGGGCCGCCGACGGCACCTTCGATGCGATCTTGACCCAGGTGCAGGTCCACGACGACTCGGTCGGCCGTATCGACTGGACCGTCAGCGTGGACTCCACGATCGTGCGGGCGCATCAGCATGCGGCCGGTGCTCGCAAAAGGGGGAACC CGGGCGGGACGAACCGGACACCCGGACGAGCCGGCGGGCAGGCGCTCGGGCGGTCTCGGGGCGGGCTGACCACCAAGGTCCATCTGGCCGTCGACGGGCGCGGCCTGCCGCTGACGGTCCTGGTGACGGCCGGGAACGTCAATGACTGCACGGTGTTCCCGGACGTGCTGGCCGGGATCCGGGTGCCGCGGGCCGGGCGGGGGCGTCCACGGTGCCGGCCGGAGCGGGTGATCGCCGACAAGGTTTGCAGTTCTGCCGCGATCCGCCGGTTCCTGCGGGAACGGGGCATCGCCGCCACCATTCCCGAACGGGTCGATCAGAAGGCCGGACGGGCCCGCCGCGGCTCGCGCGGCGGGCGTCCGCCGGTGTTCGACCCGGCCCTCTACCGGCGCCGCAACGTGGTAGAACGCTGCATCGGCCGCCTCAAGCAATGGCGCGGCATCGCCACCCGCTTCGACAAACTCGCCCGCAACTACCGGGCAGGAATCGTCCTGGTCACAACCCTGCTCTGGATCAACACATGA